One Manihot esculenta cultivar AM560-2 chromosome 18, M.esculenta_v8, whole genome shotgun sequence genomic window carries:
- the LOC110606583 gene encoding NPC intracellular cholesterol transporter 1 isoform X2 — MKLLLWISLFQVLHIASIICAEGFDTRLLLTSNAKSGERRSEEYCAMYGICGARDDGKVLNCPHGSPSVKPDDLLSQKIQSLCPTITGNVCCTEPQFETLRSQVQPAIPFLVGCPACLRNFLNFFCELTCSPHQSLFINVTSISKVKNNFTVDGIDFYVADAFGEGLYESCKDVKFGTMNTRALNFIGAGAQNFKEWYAFIGRRAAPNLPGSPYAITFKSIVPEPSGMKPMNVSTYSCADTSLGCSCGDCPSSPVCTSTAPPPQHKKSSCSVRIGSIKAKCIDFTLTILYIVLVSMFLGWGLFHQKRERNQTSGMKPMQHSMDIGDFHSVIRRKDENLPMQMLEDSPQTGNRVQLSIVQGYMSTFYRRYGTWVARHPALVLSSSVVVVLLLCLGLIRFKVETRPEKLWVGPGSKAAEEKKFFDSHLAPFYRIEQLILATTPNAEDGKLPSIITEENIKLLFEVQKKIDGIRANYSGSKISLTDICMKPLDQDCATQSVLQYFQMDPQNYDNYGGIEHVHYCLQHYTSADKCMSTFKAPLDPSTALGGFSGSNYSEASAFIVTYPVNNAVDREGNKIDKAVAWEKAFIQLAKDDLLPMFQRKNLTLSFSSESSIEEELKGESTADAITILISYLVMFAYISLTLGDTPRLSSFYISSKVGVDNMCILVHAVKRQPLELPLEGRISNALVEVGPSITLASLSEVLAFAVGSFIPMPACRVFSMFAALAVLLDFLLQVTAFVALIVFDFLRAEDKRVDCVPCLKISSSYADSDKGIGGRRPGLLARYMKVVHAPMLSLWGVKIVVIFIFIGFALASIALSTRVEPGLDQKIVLPRDSYLQGYFNNASEYLRIGPPLYFVVKNYNYSSESRHTNQLCSISQCNSDSLLNEIARASLTPESSYIAKPAASWLDDFLVWISPEAFGCCRKFTNGSYCPPDDQPPCCSSDSGSCDPSGVCKDCTTCFRHSDLNNDRPSTAQFRDKLPWFLNALPSADCAKGGHGAYTSSVELEGYEDGVIQASSFRTYHTPLNKQIDYVNSMKAAQEFSSRMSDSLKMEVFPYSVFYMFFEQYLDIWKTALINLAIAIGAVFVVCLVITCSLWSSAIILLVLAMIVVDLMGVMAILDIQLNAVSVVNLVMSVGISVEFCVHITHAFSVTSGDRDQRVKEALGTMGASVFSGITLTKLVGVLVLCFSRTEIFVVYYFQMYLALVLLGFLHGLVFLPVVLSMFGPPSRCKLVEKTEDRPSVSLQP; from the exons GTTCTCCATATTGCATCTATAATCTGTGCGGAGGGGTTCGATACACGATTGCTTTTGACATCCAATGCCAAATCTGG GGAAAGACGTTCTGAAGAATATTGTGCCATGTATGGTATCTGTGGAGCACGTGATGACGGGAAAGTACTGAATTGTCCTCACGGTTCTCCGTCTGTGAAG CCAGATGATTTGCTTTCACAAAAGATCCAAAGTTTGTGCCCAACAATCACTGGCAATGTGTGTTGCACAGAACCGCAGTTTGAGACATTACGATCACAAGTGCAGCCA GCCATTCCTTTTCTTGTTGGCTGTCCAGCTTGCTTACGGAactttttgaattttttctgTGAGCTTACCTGCTCTCCACATCAGAGTTTATTTATCAATGTGACTTCTATTTCCAAG gtTAAAAACAATTTCACAGTGGATGGAATTGATTTTTATGTAGCAGATGCTTTTGGTGAGGGGTTATATGAATCTTGCAAGGATGTAAAGTTTGGTACTATGAATACTCGAGCTCTAAACTTCATTGGTGCTGGTGCTCAAAATTTTAAAg AGTGGTACGCATTTATTGGTAGACGTGCAGCCCCAAATCTACCAGGCTCACCTTATGCCATTACGTTCAAGTCAATTGTTCCCGAGCCTTCAGGAATGAAACCTATGAATGTATCTACATATTCATGTGCTGATACTTCACTGGGCTGTTCTTGTGGTGATTGCCCATCTTCTCCTGTTTGTACCAGTACAGCTCCTCCTCCTCAGCATAAGAAATCTTCCTGTTCTGTTAGAATTGGATCTATTAAG GCCAAGTGCATTGACTTTACTCTAACAATCCTTTATATCGTGTTGGTTTCAATGTTTTTGGGGTGGGGTCTCTTTCATCAAAAAAGAGAAAGGAACCAAACTTCTGGAATGAAACCAATGCAACATAGCATGGATATTGGTGACTTCCATTCTGTTATTAGGAGGAAGGATGAGAATCTCCCCATGCAG ATGCTTGAAGATTCTCCACAAACTGGAAACAGGGTTCAGCTTTCAATTGTGCAAGGATATATGTCGACATTTTACAG GAGATATGGAACATGGGTTGCTCGACATCCTGCCCTTGTGTTGAGCAGTTCTGTGGTTGTAGTTCTTCTGCTCTGTTTAGGTCTAATCCGTTTTAAGGTTGAAACACGACCTGAGAAG CTATGGGTAGGGCCTGGGAGTAAAGCTGCAGAGGAGAAAAAATTTTTTGACAGCCACCTAGCTCCTTTTTACAGAATTGAGCAG CTAATTCTGGCTACCACACCAAATGCTGAGGATGGCAAATTACCAAGTATTATAACAGAGGAAAATATAAAGTTACTGTTTGAAGTACAAAAGAAG ATCGATGGAATTCGTGCAAATTATTCTGGATCAAAAATATCTCTAACTGATATCTGTATGAAACCACTGGACCAAGATTGTGCAACTCAAAGTGTTCTGCAG TATTTCCAAATGGATCCTCAAAACTATGACAATTATGGGGGAAttgagcatgtgcattattgtttGCAG CATTATACCTCTGCCGACAAATGTATGAGTACCTTTAAAGCCCCTCTTGATCCAAGCACTGCTTTGGGAGGTTTCTCAGGGAGCAATTACTCAGAG GCTTCTGCATTTATAGTAACTTATCCAGTAAACAATGCAGTTGATAGAGAAGGGAATAAAATTGATAAAGCTGTTGCTTGGGAGAAGGCCTTTATTCAGTTGGCAAAG GATGACTTGTTGCCAATGTTCCAACGGAAAAATCTTACACTCTCATTTTCATCGGAAAGTTCTATTGAGGAAGAACTAAAAGGAGAAAGTACTGCAGATGCAATCACTATATTG ataagTTATCTTGTGATGTTTGCCTACATCTCTCTTACTCTGGGTGATACACCTCGTTTGTCTTCGTTTTACATTTCATCTAAG GTAGGGGTGGACAACATGTGTATATTGGTGCATGCTGTCAAGCGGCAGCCATTAGAGTTGCCACTAGAAGGACGGATTAGCAACGCACTTGTGGAAGTTGGACCATCTATAACTCTTGCTAGTCTATCTGAGGTGCTAGCATTTGCAGTTGGGAGTTTTATTCCTATGCCAGCATGTCGTGTGTTTTCTATGTTTGCTG CACTAGCCGTTCTTTTGGACTTCCTTCTGCAAGTTACTGCTTTTGTTGCTTTGATAGTTTTTGACTTTTTAAGGGCAGAGGATAAGAGGGTTGACTGTGTTCCATGTCTAAAAATTTCTTCTTCATATGCTGACTCTGATAAAG GCATTGGCGGGAGAAGGCCTGGATTGCTGGCTCGATATATGAAG GTGGTCCATGCGCCCATGCTCAGTCTTTGGGGAGTTAAGATAGTTGTCATTTTCATCTTTATTGGCTTTGCATTGGCTAGTATC GCTTTATCCACTAGGGTTGAACCTGGTTTGGATCAGAAGATTGTTCTTCCACGGGACTCTTATCTTCAG GGCTATTTTAATAATGCTTCAGAGTATCTCAGAATTGGTCCTCCCCTGTATTTTGTTGTGAAGAACTATAATTACAG CTCAGAATCAAGACATACAAATCAGTTGTGCTCCATTAGCCAGTGTAATTCAGACTCTCTTTTAAATGAG ATTGCTAGAGCATCCTTGACGCCTGAGTCCAGCTATATTGCTAAGCCTGCTGCTTCATGGCTTGATGATTTTCTTGTATGGATATCTCCAGAAGCTTTTGGTTGCTGTCGGAAGTTCACAAATGGGAGTTATTGTCCTCCTGATGATCAG ccTCCTTGCTGTTCCTCTGATTCAGGTTCTTGTGACCCCAGTGGAGTTTGCAAAGATTGTACCACG TGTTTCCGACATTCAGATTTGAATAATGATCGTCCATCTACAGCACAATTTAGGGATAAACTCCCATGGTTCCTCAATGCTTTGCCTTCTGCTGATTGTGCTAAAGGGGGCCATGGTGCTTACACCAGCAGTGTGGAACTGGAAG GCTATGAGGATGGCGTTATTCAGGCATCATCCTTCCGCACATATCATACACCTCTCAACAAACAG ATCGACTATGTCAATTCAATGAAGGCTGCTCAAGAGTTCAGTTCAAGGATGTCTGACTCTTTAAAG ATGGAGGTGTTCCCTTATTCAgtgttttatatgttttttgaACAATATCTTGATATATGGAAGACAGCATTGATCAACCTGGCTATTGCAATTG GTGCAGTATTTGTTGTTTGTTTAGTTATCACATGCAG TTTATGGAGCTCAGCAATCATTTTACTAGTTTTGGCAATGATTGTCGTGGATCTCATG GGTGTGATGGCAATTCTGGATATACAACTGAATGCAGTATCTGTTGTTAATCTTGTCATGTCAGTGGGCATCTCTGTCGAGTTCTGTGTACATATAACACATGCTTTCTCA GTTACCAGTGGAGACAGAGACCAAAGAGTGAAGGAGGCACTAGGTACAATGGGGGCTTCAGTCTTCAG TGGAATCACACTAACAAAGCTAGTCGGTGTGCTCGTTCTGTGCTTCTCTAGGACGGAAATTTTTGTG GTGTATTACTTCCAAATGTATCTGGCACTGGTGCTTCTCGGTTTCTTGCATGGGCTTGTATTCTTACCT gttgttttaagcatgtttggTCCGCCTTCAAGATGTAAGCTTGTTGAAAAGACAGAAGATCGACCATCAGTTTCGTTGCAGCCATGA
- the LOC110606583 gene encoding NPC intracellular cholesterol transporter 1 isoform X1, which yields MKLLLWISLFQVLHIASIICAEGFDTRLLLTSNAKSGERRSEEYCAMYGICGARDDGKVLNCPHGSPSVKPDDLLSQKIQSLCPTITGNVCCTEPQFETLRSQVQPAIPFLVGCPACLRNFLNFFCELTCSPHQSLFINVTSISKVKNNFTVDGIDFYVADAFGEGLYESCKDVKFGTMNTRALNFIGAGAQNFKEWYAFIGRRAAPNLPGSPYAITFKSIVPEPSGMKPMNVSTYSCADTSLGCSCGDCPSSPVCTSTAPPPQHKKSSCSVRIGSIKAKCIDFTLTILYIVLVSMFLGWGLFHQKRERNQTSGMKPMQHSMDIGDFHSVIRRKDENLPMQMLEDSPQTGNRVQLSIVQGYMSTFYRRYGTWVARHPALVLSSSVVVVLLLCLGLIRFKVETRPEKLWVGPGSKAAEEKKFFDSHLAPFYRIEQLILATTPNAEDGKLPSIITEENIKLLFEVQKKIDGIRANYSGSKISLTDICMKPLDQDCATQSVLQYFQMDPQNYDNYGGIEHVHYCLQHYTSADKCMSTFKAPLDPSTALGGFSGSNYSEASAFIVTYPVNNAVDREGNKIDKAVAWEKAFIQLAKDDLLPMFQRKNLTLSFSSESSIEEELKGESTADAITILISYLVMFAYISLTLGDTPRLSSFYISSKVLLGLSGVLLVMLSVLGSVGLFSAIGVKSTLIIMEVIPFLVLAVGVDNMCILVHAVKRQPLELPLEGRISNALVEVGPSITLASLSEVLAFAVGSFIPMPACRVFSMFAALAVLLDFLLQVTAFVALIVFDFLRAEDKRVDCVPCLKISSSYADSDKGIGGRRPGLLARYMKVVHAPMLSLWGVKIVVIFIFIGFALASIALSTRVEPGLDQKIVLPRDSYLQGYFNNASEYLRIGPPLYFVVKNYNYSSESRHTNQLCSISQCNSDSLLNEIARASLTPESSYIAKPAASWLDDFLVWISPEAFGCCRKFTNGSYCPPDDQPPCCSSDSGSCDPSGVCKDCTTCFRHSDLNNDRPSTAQFRDKLPWFLNALPSADCAKGGHGAYTSSVELEGYEDGVIQASSFRTYHTPLNKQIDYVNSMKAAQEFSSRMSDSLKMEVFPYSVFYMFFEQYLDIWKTALINLAIAIGAVFVVCLVITCSLWSSAIILLVLAMIVVDLMGVMAILDIQLNAVSVVNLVMSVGISVEFCVHITHAFSVTSGDRDQRVKEALGTMGASVFSGITLTKLVGVLVLCFSRTEIFVVYYFQMYLALVLLGFLHGLVFLPVVLSMFGPPSRCKLVEKTEDRPSVSLQP from the exons GTTCTCCATATTGCATCTATAATCTGTGCGGAGGGGTTCGATACACGATTGCTTTTGACATCCAATGCCAAATCTGG GGAAAGACGTTCTGAAGAATATTGTGCCATGTATGGTATCTGTGGAGCACGTGATGACGGGAAAGTACTGAATTGTCCTCACGGTTCTCCGTCTGTGAAG CCAGATGATTTGCTTTCACAAAAGATCCAAAGTTTGTGCCCAACAATCACTGGCAATGTGTGTTGCACAGAACCGCAGTTTGAGACATTACGATCACAAGTGCAGCCA GCCATTCCTTTTCTTGTTGGCTGTCCAGCTTGCTTACGGAactttttgaattttttctgTGAGCTTACCTGCTCTCCACATCAGAGTTTATTTATCAATGTGACTTCTATTTCCAAG gtTAAAAACAATTTCACAGTGGATGGAATTGATTTTTATGTAGCAGATGCTTTTGGTGAGGGGTTATATGAATCTTGCAAGGATGTAAAGTTTGGTACTATGAATACTCGAGCTCTAAACTTCATTGGTGCTGGTGCTCAAAATTTTAAAg AGTGGTACGCATTTATTGGTAGACGTGCAGCCCCAAATCTACCAGGCTCACCTTATGCCATTACGTTCAAGTCAATTGTTCCCGAGCCTTCAGGAATGAAACCTATGAATGTATCTACATATTCATGTGCTGATACTTCACTGGGCTGTTCTTGTGGTGATTGCCCATCTTCTCCTGTTTGTACCAGTACAGCTCCTCCTCCTCAGCATAAGAAATCTTCCTGTTCTGTTAGAATTGGATCTATTAAG GCCAAGTGCATTGACTTTACTCTAACAATCCTTTATATCGTGTTGGTTTCAATGTTTTTGGGGTGGGGTCTCTTTCATCAAAAAAGAGAAAGGAACCAAACTTCTGGAATGAAACCAATGCAACATAGCATGGATATTGGTGACTTCCATTCTGTTATTAGGAGGAAGGATGAGAATCTCCCCATGCAG ATGCTTGAAGATTCTCCACAAACTGGAAACAGGGTTCAGCTTTCAATTGTGCAAGGATATATGTCGACATTTTACAG GAGATATGGAACATGGGTTGCTCGACATCCTGCCCTTGTGTTGAGCAGTTCTGTGGTTGTAGTTCTTCTGCTCTGTTTAGGTCTAATCCGTTTTAAGGTTGAAACACGACCTGAGAAG CTATGGGTAGGGCCTGGGAGTAAAGCTGCAGAGGAGAAAAAATTTTTTGACAGCCACCTAGCTCCTTTTTACAGAATTGAGCAG CTAATTCTGGCTACCACACCAAATGCTGAGGATGGCAAATTACCAAGTATTATAACAGAGGAAAATATAAAGTTACTGTTTGAAGTACAAAAGAAG ATCGATGGAATTCGTGCAAATTATTCTGGATCAAAAATATCTCTAACTGATATCTGTATGAAACCACTGGACCAAGATTGTGCAACTCAAAGTGTTCTGCAG TATTTCCAAATGGATCCTCAAAACTATGACAATTATGGGGGAAttgagcatgtgcattattgtttGCAG CATTATACCTCTGCCGACAAATGTATGAGTACCTTTAAAGCCCCTCTTGATCCAAGCACTGCTTTGGGAGGTTTCTCAGGGAGCAATTACTCAGAG GCTTCTGCATTTATAGTAACTTATCCAGTAAACAATGCAGTTGATAGAGAAGGGAATAAAATTGATAAAGCTGTTGCTTGGGAGAAGGCCTTTATTCAGTTGGCAAAG GATGACTTGTTGCCAATGTTCCAACGGAAAAATCTTACACTCTCATTTTCATCGGAAAGTTCTATTGAGGAAGAACTAAAAGGAGAAAGTACTGCAGATGCAATCACTATATTG ataagTTATCTTGTGATGTTTGCCTACATCTCTCTTACTCTGGGTGATACACCTCGTTTGTCTTCGTTTTACATTTCATCTAAG GTGTTGCTTGGTCTTTCTGGAGTTCTGCTTGTCATGCTTTCTGTTCTCGGATCAGTTGGATTGTTTAGTGCAATTGGAGTAAAGTCTACACTAATCATCATGGAAGTCATTCCTTTTCTTGTGTTAGCA GTAGGGGTGGACAACATGTGTATATTGGTGCATGCTGTCAAGCGGCAGCCATTAGAGTTGCCACTAGAAGGACGGATTAGCAACGCACTTGTGGAAGTTGGACCATCTATAACTCTTGCTAGTCTATCTGAGGTGCTAGCATTTGCAGTTGGGAGTTTTATTCCTATGCCAGCATGTCGTGTGTTTTCTATGTTTGCTG CACTAGCCGTTCTTTTGGACTTCCTTCTGCAAGTTACTGCTTTTGTTGCTTTGATAGTTTTTGACTTTTTAAGGGCAGAGGATAAGAGGGTTGACTGTGTTCCATGTCTAAAAATTTCTTCTTCATATGCTGACTCTGATAAAG GCATTGGCGGGAGAAGGCCTGGATTGCTGGCTCGATATATGAAG GTGGTCCATGCGCCCATGCTCAGTCTTTGGGGAGTTAAGATAGTTGTCATTTTCATCTTTATTGGCTTTGCATTGGCTAGTATC GCTTTATCCACTAGGGTTGAACCTGGTTTGGATCAGAAGATTGTTCTTCCACGGGACTCTTATCTTCAG GGCTATTTTAATAATGCTTCAGAGTATCTCAGAATTGGTCCTCCCCTGTATTTTGTTGTGAAGAACTATAATTACAG CTCAGAATCAAGACATACAAATCAGTTGTGCTCCATTAGCCAGTGTAATTCAGACTCTCTTTTAAATGAG ATTGCTAGAGCATCCTTGACGCCTGAGTCCAGCTATATTGCTAAGCCTGCTGCTTCATGGCTTGATGATTTTCTTGTATGGATATCTCCAGAAGCTTTTGGTTGCTGTCGGAAGTTCACAAATGGGAGTTATTGTCCTCCTGATGATCAG ccTCCTTGCTGTTCCTCTGATTCAGGTTCTTGTGACCCCAGTGGAGTTTGCAAAGATTGTACCACG TGTTTCCGACATTCAGATTTGAATAATGATCGTCCATCTACAGCACAATTTAGGGATAAACTCCCATGGTTCCTCAATGCTTTGCCTTCTGCTGATTGTGCTAAAGGGGGCCATGGTGCTTACACCAGCAGTGTGGAACTGGAAG GCTATGAGGATGGCGTTATTCAGGCATCATCCTTCCGCACATATCATACACCTCTCAACAAACAG ATCGACTATGTCAATTCAATGAAGGCTGCTCAAGAGTTCAGTTCAAGGATGTCTGACTCTTTAAAG ATGGAGGTGTTCCCTTATTCAgtgttttatatgttttttgaACAATATCTTGATATATGGAAGACAGCATTGATCAACCTGGCTATTGCAATTG GTGCAGTATTTGTTGTTTGTTTAGTTATCACATGCAG TTTATGGAGCTCAGCAATCATTTTACTAGTTTTGGCAATGATTGTCGTGGATCTCATG GGTGTGATGGCAATTCTGGATATACAACTGAATGCAGTATCTGTTGTTAATCTTGTCATGTCAGTGGGCATCTCTGTCGAGTTCTGTGTACATATAACACATGCTTTCTCA GTTACCAGTGGAGACAGAGACCAAAGAGTGAAGGAGGCACTAGGTACAATGGGGGCTTCAGTCTTCAG TGGAATCACACTAACAAAGCTAGTCGGTGTGCTCGTTCTGTGCTTCTCTAGGACGGAAATTTTTGTG GTGTATTACTTCCAAATGTATCTGGCACTGGTGCTTCTCGGTTTCTTGCATGGGCTTGTATTCTTACCT gttgttttaagcatgtttggTCCGCCTTCAAGATGTAAGCTTGTTGAAAAGACAGAAGATCGACCATCAGTTTCGTTGCAGCCATGA
- the LOC110606584 gene encoding protein NLP4, producing the protein MEDHILSPGTMLLGAHADSTMDFDYMDKLLLEGFRLESIDGSEFFNPSSSSSAACVDSSFLWPASEISNGNFASSRSNQEDEHILLPRIAPPNEAHGRSLVTAQAHGEDIGSAYRLGDNTVDGSEVSRRWWIGPRTSPGSKTSVRDRLIRALGYIKDFTKDNNILIQIWVPVDKGGRRVLTTHDQCFALVPNCQRLANYRHVSINYQFLAEEDSKHMVGLPGRVFLGKVPEWTPDVRFFRSDEYPRVHDAQLCDVRGTLALPVFEQGSRTCLGVIEVVMTKQKIKYHPELERICKALEAVNLQSSEVPSLQHVKACDTSYQAVLPEIHEVLKSACETHKLPLAQTWVPCIQQGKGGSRHSDENYYRCVSTVDHACYVRDSGVQAFQEACSEHHLLKGQGVAGEAFLTNQPCFTSDLTSYGKTEYPLSHHARMFGLHAAVAIRLRSVHTGTADFVLEFFLPADCKDPEEQKKMLTSLSIIIQEVCQSLRVVTDKELEEENDLPISEVLALSYGTPPDEEMFRVTQPYSESYHGDNLSWSDSFPGIQQSGSAVSSFQIEKQKLLIHEKSVDCRQTQEDYSPKVSVEYGGDSAIAEGSFSSVCVSKTGEKRRTKGEKTITLQVLRQYFAGSLKDAAKSIGVCPTTLKRICRQHGIKRWPSRKIKKVGHSLRKLQVVIDSVQGASGAFQIDSFYTKFPELASPNLSRSTPLSTSKQLGHPESSSIQPEGGIFSSQVAAPKSPSSSSSQSSSSSHCCSSGTEQHASTLTIPTCKDLMLGENSGNCVLKGVKSDAELHVSIQEEQNLLPRSQSQKSLWEQPNLGNLPPLAKSSNRICQEIDGQRVKVTYGNEKIRFRMPNNWELKDLLQEIARRFNIDDIHKYDLKYLDDDSEWVLLTCDDDLEECIDLCQSSQSHTIKLLLQISPHLLDRSTNSRGLS; encoded by the exons ATGGAAGACCACATTTTATCACCAGGCACTATGCTGCTGGGTGCTCATGCTGATTCAACTATGGACTTTGACTACATGGATAAATTATTGTTAGAAGGATTCAGGCTGGAATCAATAGACGGATCTGAGTTCTTTAATCCTAGCTCCTCTAGTTCTGCTGCTTGTGTTGATTCTTCATTTCTATGGCCTGCTTCAGAGATCAGCAATGGCAATTTTGCTTCCAGTAGAAgcaatcaagaagatgaacacatACTGTTGCCCAGGATTGCACCCCCAAATGAAGCCCATGGCAGAAGTCTGGTCACTGCTCAGGCTCATGGCGAGGACATAGGTAGTGCCTACAGATTGGGAGATAATACAGTTGATGGTTCTGAAGTAAGCAGAAGATGGTGGATTGGACCAAGAACAAGTCCAGGATCTAAAACTTCTGTCAGGGATAGATTAATTAGAGCACTTGGATACATTAAAGATTTCACAAAAGATAACAATATCCTTATACAAATATGGGTTCCAGTAGACAAAGGAGGTAGACGTGTTCTAACAACTCATGACCAATGTTTTGCACTTGTTCCCAACTGTCAAAGGCTGGCAAATTACAGACACGTATCCATTAACTATCAATTTTTGGCCGAGGAGGATTCCAAGCACATGGTGGGGCTTCCTGGTCGGGTTTTCTTGGGTAAGGTTCCTGAGTGGACTCCTGATGTTCGATTCTTTAGAAGTGATGAATACCCACGAGTACATGATGCTCAACTGTGTGATGTACGTGGAACTCTGGCCCTTCCTGTTTTTGAACAAGGCAGCAGGACTTGCTTGGGGGTTATTGAAGTGGTAATGACCAAACAAAAGATAAAGTACCATCCTGAGCTTGAGAGAATTTGCAAGGCACTTGAG GCAGTCAATCTTCAGAGTTCTGAAGTGCCAAGTTTGCAGCATGTAAAG GCATGTGATACGTCCTACCAAGCTGTATTACCTGAGATCCATGAGGTTCTGAAATCTGCTTGTGAGACGCATAAATTGCCATTAGCTCAAACATGGGTCCCATGCATCCAGCAGGGCAAGGGAGGGTCCCGACATTCTGATGAGAACTACTATCGTTGTGTTTCGACTGTGGATCACGCTTGCTATGTACGTGACTCTGGTGTCCAGGCTTTTCAAGAGGCTTGCTCTGAGCATCACTTGTTAAAAGGTCAAGGAGTTGCTGGAGAAGCGTTCTTGACTAACCAACCTTGCTTCACAAGTGACTTAACTTCATATGGGAAAACTGAATATCCTCTTTCTCACCATGCAAGGATGTTTGGTTTGCATGCTGCTGTTGCGATTCGCCTGCGAAGTGTGCACACTGGTACAGCTGACTTTGTGCTGGAGTTCTTTTTGCCTGCAGATTGCAAAGATCCAGAGGAACAGAAGAAGATGCTTACTTCATTGTCCATCATTATACAAGAGGTATGCCAGTCCTTACGGGTAGTAACAGACAAAGAGCTAGAGGAGGAAAATGACTTGCCAATTAGTGAAGTTTTAGCCCTTTCATATGGAACACCTCCTGATGAAGAGATGTTTAGGGTGACACAGCCTTATTCTGAAAGTTATCATGGAGATAATTTATCCTGGAGTGACAGTTTCCCAGGGATCCAACAAAGTGGAAGTGCTGTCTCATCTTTTCAAATAGAGAAGCAAAAGTTACTCATCCATGAAAAATCTGTGGACTGCAGGCAAACTCAAGAAGATTATAGTCCAAAGGTGAGTGTTGAATATGGCGGTGATTCTGCAATTGCTGAAGGTAGCTTTTCAAGTGTCTGTGTGAGTAAAACAGGAGAGAAAAGACGAACCAAGGGGGAGAAAACAATCACCTTGCAAGTTCTTCGGCAATATTTTGCTGGGAGCTTAAAAGATGCTGCAAAAAGTATTGGTG TTTGCCCCACAACCTTGAAAAGAATATGCAGGCAGCACGGAATAAAACGATGGCCTTCTCGAAAGATCAAGAAGGTAGGCCACTCCTTACGGAAACTCCAAGTTGTGATTGACTCTGTCCAAGGTGCCTCTGGTGCTTTTCAGATTGATTCCTTTTATACAAAATTTCCTGAGCTAGCCTCTCCAAATTTATCAAGAAGCACTCCACTTTCAACCTCAAAGCAGCTTGGTCATCCAGAGTCATCAAGCATACAACCTGAGGGAGGCATCTTTAGCTCCCAAGTAGCTGCACCAAAATCACCCTCTTCCTCGTCCAGTCAGAGTTCCAGTTCAAGCCATTGCTGTTCTAGTGGGACAGAGCAACACGCATCTACACTCACCATTCCCACCTGCAAAGATCTTATGCTTGGGGAAAACTCAGGTAATTGTGTGTTAAAGGGGGTCAAAAGTGATGCAGAGCTGCATGTCTCTATTCAAGAAGAACAAAACCTGCTGCCAAGATCTCAAAGCCAGAAATCTCTTTGGGAACAGCCTAATTTGGGGAACCTTCCGCCACTAGCTAAAAGTAGCAACCGGATATGTCAAGAGATTGATGGTCAGAGAGTGAAGGTCACATATGGAAATGAGAAAATAAGGTTTCGCATGCCAAACAATTGGGAGCTTAAAGATCTATTGCAAGAAATTGCGAGAAGATTTAATATAGATGATATACATAAATATGATCTGAAGTACTTGGATGATGACTCTGAGTGGGTGTTATTAACATGTGATGATGATCTGGAGGAGTGTATTGATTTATGCCAATCATCTCAAAGCCACACAATTAAACTCTTGCTGCAAATTTCTCCTCACCTCTTGGACAGGTCTACAAACAGCCGTGGCCTTTCATGA